AACAGCGGAGCAGTTCTTGGCATCGACGGCTATCTGGTGGAAGTCGAGGTGACGCTCAGCCCCGGCCTGCCCGCGATTTCCATCGTCGGCCTGCCCGACGCGGCGGTGAAGGAAAGTAGCGACCGGGTCTCTGCCGCGATACGCAACGCCAATCTGGAATTGCCGCAACAGAAAATCACCATCAACCTCGCTCCGGCGGATATCAAAAAAGAAGGCTCGTCCTTTGATCTGCCCATCGCCCTCGGCATTCTCGCCGCCAACGGTCTCATTCTTGCGGAAGCGCTCAAGGACACTTTGATTCTCGGCGAACTGTCCCTCGACGGACGCGTCAAAGCCATACGCGGGACCCTGTCCATCGCCGCCGCCGCGAAACAGGAAGGCGTTCAACGTCTCATCCTTCCCGCTCAGAACGCCAACGAAGCCTCGGTGGTGGAAGGACTGCAGATCATCCCCGTCGCCACGCTCCCGCAGGCCCTCGACTACCTGAACGGTCAGATCGAGATCGCCGCCACGCCGGACGACACCGCCGCGAACCTGTTCGCCGAATCGCAGTACGAGGTCGATTTCGCAGACGTCAAGGCCCAGCACCAGGTCAAGCGCGCCCTTGAAATCGCCGCCGCAGGCGGACACAATGTTCTGTTGATCGGCCCGCCCGGTAGCGGCAAGTCCATGCTCGCGCGGCGCGTTCCCACAATTTTACCGACGATGGCATTGGACGAAGCCATTGAAGCGACCAAGATTCACAGCGTCATGGGCCTGTTGAGCAAGGACAAGGGACTGCTCAAGGCCCGGCCCTTTCGCACCCCGCACCACACCATATCCGACGCCGGGCTGATCGGCGGCGGACGTTACCCGCTCCCCGGCGAAGTGTCGCTGGCGCATAACGGACTTCTTTTCCTCGACGAGTTGCCCGAATTCAAACGCAACGTGCTAGAGGTCCTGCGGCAACCCCTTGAGGACGGTCAGGTCTCCATTTCCCGCGCCGCCGCCTCGGTTTCCTATCCCGCCAATTTCATACTGGTAGCGGCGATGAACCCCTGCCCCTGCGGTTACAAAAACGACGCCAAGCGCGAATGCACCTGCACGCCGCACGATATTCGCAAATACGTCTCTAAAATTTCCGGCCCGCTTCTTGACCGCATCGACATCCACATCGAAGTGCCCGCGCTCAATTACAATGAATTGTCCGACGAGGCCAGCGGCGAACCCTCGGAATCGATCCGCAAGCGCGTGGAACAGAGCCGGCAAATTCAATTGCACCGCTTCAGTAAAGATTCGATCTATTTCAATGCGGGAATGAGTTCTCGGCTCCTGAAAAAACATTGCGCGCTGGACGCCAACTCCAAAAACATCCTGTCGCTCTCGATGGACAAACTCGGGCTGAGCGCCCGAGCGCACGACCGCATCCTGAAAGTCGCCCGCACCATCGCCGACCTCGCCGGGAGCGAAAGCGTGATGGCCGAACATGTCGCTGAAGCGATCCAGTACCGCTCCCTCGACCGCGAACAGTGGTTTTGATTTTTATCACGGCGGGCTCTCATCCTTGCTTATTTTCCCATGCCTGTTTGCCCTGCATAAAAAATAACTATTTACTTAAATCCAGAATCTGAAATAATGAGGGGGCCATTAACTCGTTAAAAAACTTATGGATGCCTGCGAAATAAAAGACTATTGCGACGAAGCTCAGATCATTGCCGACAGCCACGGTATTTACGCGGCCCTGTCTTATGTGCTGGGGCAGAAGTTTTGCGCGGAATTGTTTCGATTGAAGGAGTTGAATCGGAAATTAAAATTCCTGCAACCCGCCGAGATGGACAGCCTCGCCCAGAAATCTTCGGGCATTCAGTCGTTTCAACTGAGTTATGCGCTGACCGCTGAGGATAATTTCCAGACCGCTCTGGAGAAAAGTCGCTTCCTTAAGGATCGGCTGGATAATTTCAGGAAGGAAATTCAGCTCCGCTTCAAGCAAAGCGATATCGAAGA
This window of the Candidatus Nitrohelix vancouverensis genome carries:
- a CDS encoding YifB family Mg chelatase-like AAA ATPase, with the translated sequence MISSLNSGAVLGIDGYLVEVEVTLSPGLPAISIVGLPDAAVKESSDRVSAAIRNANLELPQQKITINLAPADIKKEGSSFDLPIALGILAANGLILAEALKDTLILGELSLDGRVKAIRGTLSIAAAAKQEGVQRLILPAQNANEASVVEGLQIIPVATLPQALDYLNGQIEIAATPDDTAANLFAESQYEVDFADVKAQHQVKRALEIAAAGGHNVLLIGPPGSGKSMLARRVPTILPTMALDEAIEATKIHSVMGLLSKDKGLLKARPFRTPHHTISDAGLIGGGRYPLPGEVSLAHNGLLFLDELPEFKRNVLEVLRQPLEDGQVSISRAAASVSYPANFILVAAMNPCPCGYKNDAKRECTCTPHDIRKYVSKISGPLLDRIDIHIEVPALNYNELSDEASGEPSESIRKRVEQSRQIQLHRFSKDSIYFNAGMSSRLLKKHCALDANSKNILSLSMDKLGLSARAHDRILKVARTIADLAGSESVMAEHVAEAIQYRSLDREQWF